One window of Streptomyces sp. NBC_00582 genomic DNA carries:
- a CDS encoding WD40 repeat domain-containing protein encodes MDLFRRGKRYERARAAAAAARAAQWGGGPEGEALGDLHSFRDEVLALTALPPDVEILLSDLAVGWEDVTPELPALTVLPMMESRGLVALPRGGDGVRRITFPGRLHALISSHRTPEEIRAGHRRVLARAVTLPPEGGHWWQLPVAETYLWHHLPWHIAAHDRAAAVRLVQNPRWQAAKVRVCGVAAFRAELAMFDTPEIDAARRAVDRVAHRLEHRACPDPVLRAGLLLDALADEAVLRAEAELLRQELREEAPGRVATDLTSALVGVLPSPSYVKDVALAADGSWLVTASGHKASRIHDVADRSVRHVLGPTEGIHEVCAITPDGSRVITGDYDAARWWDAATGRRLRSVDGWTTQLALDPGGAWVATDTSPRPAVIDSTTYAIRRLGKKSEPRTHVSAMACSSDGRTVAVSDLNGRIRLWDPVSGKLQAELPRSPGTVYRLAFAPDGSWLAAVTLDGVRILGLPGGRERLHIPGSHRFAVGDGGRWLAVPGDTVRIHRTDTGELLGEFTPDRRGEDYHVRTSPDGRYLATWYLGSASILVWDARRLVR; translated from the coding sequence ATGGACTTGTTCCGGCGCGGGAAACGGTACGAACGGGCCCGAGCTGCCGCAGCGGCCGCCCGGGCGGCGCAGTGGGGCGGCGGCCCGGAGGGGGAGGCGCTGGGCGACCTCCACAGCTTCCGGGACGAGGTCCTGGCGCTCACCGCCCTTCCCCCGGACGTCGAAATCCTGCTGTCGGACCTGGCCGTCGGCTGGGAGGACGTCACGCCGGAGCTCCCCGCCCTGACCGTCCTGCCGATGATGGAAAGCCGGGGACTCGTCGCCCTGCCCCGGGGCGGCGACGGAGTGCGGCGGATCACGTTCCCCGGACGGCTGCACGCCCTCATCTCCTCCCACCGCACCCCGGAGGAGATCCGCGCCGGGCACCGCCGCGTCCTCGCCCGGGCCGTCACCCTGCCGCCGGAGGGCGGCCACTGGTGGCAGCTGCCGGTCGCCGAGACCTACCTCTGGCACCACCTGCCCTGGCACATCGCCGCCCACGACCGCGCCGCCGCCGTACGACTGGTCCAAAACCCCCGCTGGCAGGCCGCGAAGGTCAGGGTCTGCGGCGTGGCCGCATTCCGCGCGGAGCTGGCGATGTTCGACACCCCCGAGATCGACGCGGCCCGCCGGGCCGTGGACCGCGTCGCCCACCGCCTGGAGCACCGCGCCTGCCCGGACCCGGTTCTCCGGGCCGGGCTGCTGCTCGACGCCCTGGCCGACGAGGCCGTCCTGCGGGCGGAGGCCGAGCTCCTCCGGCAGGAGCTGCGGGAGGAGGCCCCGGGGCGCGTCGCCACCGACCTGACGTCAGCCCTGGTGGGCGTGCTGCCGTCCCCGTCGTATGTCAAGGACGTCGCCCTGGCGGCGGACGGCAGCTGGCTGGTGACGGCCTCGGGCCACAAGGCCAGCCGGATCCACGACGTCGCCGACCGGAGCGTGCGGCACGTCCTGGGCCCGACCGAGGGGATCCACGAGGTGTGCGCGATCACGCCGGACGGCAGCCGGGTCATCACCGGAGACTACGACGCCGCCCGCTGGTGGGACGCCGCCACCGGCCGGCGCCTGCGGTCGGTCGACGGCTGGACCACCCAACTCGCCCTCGACCCAGGCGGTGCCTGGGTCGCCACCGACACCTCGCCCCGCCCCGCGGTCATCGACAGCACGACCTACGCGATCAGACGGCTCGGGAAGAAGTCGGAGCCCCGCACCCACGTCAGCGCCATGGCCTGCTCCTCGGACGGCCGGACCGTCGCCGTCAGCGACCTGAACGGTCGGATCCGGCTGTGGGACCCCGTCTCCGGCAAACTGCAGGCCGAACTCCCCAGGTCACCGGGGACCGTCTACCGCCTGGCCTTCGCCCCCGACGGCAGCTGGCTGGCCGCCGTCACCCTGGACGGGGTCCGGATCCTGGGTCTGCCCGGCGGCCGGGAGCGCCTGCACATCCCGGGCTCGCACCGGTTCGCCGTCGGCGACGGCGGCCGCTGGCTCGCCGTCCCGGGGGACACCGTCCGCATCCACCGGACCGACACCGGCGAACTGCTCGGCGAGTTCACCCCGGACCGCCGCGGCGAGGACTACCACGTGCGGACCTCGCCCGACGGCCGGTACCTGGCCACCTGGTACCTGGGCAGCGCCTCCATCCTTGTCTGGGACGCCCGACGGCTCGTCCGCTGA
- a CDS encoding DNA polymerase III subunit alpha — protein MEVFAHLHVASGYSPRYGASSPAALVETAAERGMRVLALTDRDTVTGFVRFAKACEQHGVRPVLGVDMAVAPLTAARTERHRTPVRGGAHVREPQLRVQLLAHNRAGWTQLCRLLSAAHATPTDGYPVATWDLLRAHAVDGLTALLGPASEPARALSAGRPDHGRELLAPWRDIFGPNLRLAAVWHGLSGTGPGSLRLAARTVGLADDLGIPAVLTNAVRYANPEQHRIADVLDAARLLRPIDRRRLDSGERWLKGPRQMAAAADRIVLASGADPRRARQLLAETAAVAQQCTLDPRADLGLGRPHLPEPHVVGATDTADAARVLRDRCEAGLIRRGLDRSDAARARLEHELDIIGRLHYDTYHLTVANVVDDVREMGIRVAARGSGAGSMTNYLLGIAVANPLDHHLVFERYLSMRRTDLPDIDLDVEADRRLEVYDKIFARYGHDRVAVTAMPETYRARHALRDTGLALGIAPGDVGRIAKAFPHIRARDIRAALAELPELKALAAQAQRYGPLFELAEGLDALPRGIAMHPCGVVISDAALRTRLPVQPTAGGNFDMLMADKMDVEDLGLIKLDVLGMRIQSAMAHAITEIKRATGQDLDLDQVPLDDYFAFKLIQDARTVAVFNLESPGQMDLLSRLQPRDVQDVIADISLFRPGPVAGGMPAEYIAARHGNPPAYPHPDLEPILSDTYGVLIWHEQIIKIVARMTGCDDALAELARRALGDANRLPRVGAWFRDRALARGYSENVVTQVWEKLRAFGAYGFARAHAVAFAVPALQSAYLKAHFPAALYAGVLQHDPGMWPKRVIVADARRHGIQVRGVDINRSAATHRIEPADDGTFAVRLSLAEVRGITDEQTRRIVNGQPYASVQELWQRARPARSVAEHLVNIGALDTLRGTATRRDLLLQITELHRQTRNRPLDDGQLPLDHTSPLSAAPSGLPEMTSRERLTAELDVLGIDVSAHLMEHHHQLLRELAVTSSRRLSTLRTGQPVLVAGVRAATQTPPIASGRRVIFTSLDDGSGLTDIAFFDSSHDTVAATVFHSALLLVRGKVQRRGQRATVVGERAWDLEDLAAARRDQGPDAVQQLLGEAAPPAAAAPARVLHLPNGAQLQAWADLLPAGDRTANLKAYTSPGSAG, from the coding sequence ATGGAGGTCTTCGCGCACCTGCACGTCGCCTCCGGTTATTCGCCCCGGTACGGCGCCTCCTCCCCGGCCGCCCTCGTCGAAACCGCCGCCGAGCGAGGCATGCGGGTCCTGGCGCTGACCGACCGGGACACCGTCACCGGATTCGTCCGCTTCGCCAAGGCCTGCGAGCAGCACGGCGTCCGGCCCGTCCTCGGTGTCGACATGGCCGTCGCCCCGCTGACGGCTGCGCGCACCGAGCGACACCGCACCCCGGTTCGCGGTGGCGCCCACGTCCGCGAGCCGCAGCTGCGCGTCCAGCTCCTCGCGCACAACCGGGCAGGCTGGACCCAGCTGTGCCGCCTGTTGTCCGCCGCGCACGCCACGCCAACCGACGGCTACCCGGTGGCTACCTGGGACCTGCTGCGTGCGCACGCTGTCGACGGCCTCACCGCCCTGCTCGGCCCCGCCTCCGAACCGGCCCGCGCGCTGTCCGCCGGCCGCCCGGACCACGGCCGGGAACTGCTCGCGCCCTGGCGCGACATCTTCGGCCCCAACCTGCGGCTGGCCGCCGTCTGGCACGGCCTGAGCGGCACAGGACCCGGCTCCCTGCGCTTGGCCGCCCGCACCGTCGGCCTCGCCGATGACCTGGGCATCCCAGCAGTCCTCACCAACGCAGTCAGGTACGCCAACCCCGAACAGCACAGGATCGCCGACGTCCTCGACGCCGCCCGCCTGCTCCGCCCGATCGACCGGCGCCGTCTGGACTCCGGTGAGCGCTGGCTCAAGGGGCCCCGGCAGATGGCCGCGGCAGCCGACCGCATCGTGCTCGCATCCGGCGCGGATCCGCGCCGCGCACGCCAGCTCCTCGCCGAGACGGCCGCCGTCGCGCAGCAGTGCACCCTGGACCCGCGCGCCGACCTCGGCCTGGGCCGCCCGCACCTCCCCGAACCGCACGTCGTCGGCGCCACCGACACCGCGGACGCCGCCCGGGTGCTGCGCGACCGCTGTGAAGCCGGCCTCATCCGCCGCGGCCTCGACCGCTCGGACGCCGCCCGTGCCCGCCTGGAGCACGAGCTGGACATCATCGGTCGGCTCCACTACGACACCTACCACCTCACCGTGGCCAACGTCGTCGACGACGTACGCGAGATGGGAATCAGGGTCGCGGCCCGCGGCTCGGGCGCCGGCTCGATGACCAACTACCTGCTGGGCATCGCCGTCGCCAACCCCCTCGACCACCACCTCGTCTTCGAGCGCTACCTCTCGATGCGCCGAACCGACCTGCCCGACATCGACCTCGACGTCGAAGCCGACCGCCGGCTCGAGGTCTACGACAAGATCTTCGCCAGGTACGGCCACGACCGAGTCGCCGTCACCGCTATGCCCGAGACCTACCGGGCCCGGCACGCCCTTCGCGACACCGGACTCGCCCTCGGTATCGCCCCTGGCGACGTCGGCCGCATCGCGAAGGCCTTCCCTCACATCCGCGCCCGCGACATCCGCGCCGCCCTGGCCGAACTGCCCGAACTCAAAGCTCTCGCCGCCCAGGCGCAACGCTACGGGCCCCTGTTCGAACTGGCCGAAGGACTCGACGCCCTGCCGCGCGGCATCGCCATGCACCCCTGCGGTGTCGTGATCTCCGACGCCGCGCTGCGCACCCGTCTGCCCGTGCAGCCCACCGCCGGCGGCAACTTCGACATGCTCATGGCGGATAAAATGGACGTCGAGGATCTCGGCTTGATCAAACTCGACGTCCTCGGCATGAGGATCCAGTCCGCCATGGCCCACGCCATCACCGAGATCAAGCGCGCCACCGGCCAGGACCTCGACCTCGACCAGGTCCCGCTCGACGACTACTTCGCCTTCAAGCTCATCCAGGACGCCCGCACGGTCGCCGTCTTCAACCTGGAGAGCCCCGGACAAATGGACCTCCTGTCCCGTTTGCAACCGCGCGACGTGCAGGACGTCATCGCCGATATCAGCCTCTTCCGCCCCGGACCAGTGGCCGGCGGCATGCCAGCCGAATACATCGCCGCCCGGCACGGCAACCCGCCGGCCTACCCGCACCCCGATCTGGAGCCGATCTTGTCGGACACCTACGGCGTGCTCATCTGGCACGAGCAGATCATCAAGATCGTCGCACGCATGACGGGCTGCGACGACGCCCTCGCCGAGTTGGCACGCCGCGCCCTCGGCGACGCCAATCGGCTGCCGCGAGTGGGGGCGTGGTTCCGCGACCGGGCCCTGGCCCGCGGCTACAGCGAGAACGTGGTGACGCAGGTCTGGGAGAAGCTGCGGGCCTTTGGAGCCTACGGATTTGCCCGCGCTCACGCTGTCGCTTTTGCCGTTCCTGCCCTTCAATCTGCCTATTTGAAGGCGCACTTCCCGGCAGCCCTGTACGCAGGCGTCCTCCAGCACGACCCGGGTATGTGGCCCAAAAGGGTCATCGTCGCCGACGCCCGCCGCCACGGCATCCAGGTCCGCGGCGTCGACATCAACCGCTCCGCCGCTACCCACCGCATCGAGCCCGCCGACGACGGCACCTTCGCAGTACGCCTCTCCCTGGCCGAGGTCCGCGGCATCACCGACGAACAGACCCGGCGGATCGTCAACGGCCAGCCGTACGCCAGCGTCCAGGAACTGTGGCAGCGCGCCCGTCCCGCCCGCTCGGTCGCCGAGCACCTCGTCAACATCGGCGCCCTGGACACCCTGCGCGGCACCGCCACCCGCCGCGACCTGCTGCTGCAGATCACCGAACTGCACCGCCAGACCCGCAACCGCCCCCTCGACGACGGCCAGCTCCCCCTCGACCACACCAGCCCGCTCAGTGCCGCACCATCCGGCCTGCCCGAAATGACCTCCCGCGAACGCCTCACCGCCGAACTCGACGTCCTGGGCATCGACGTCTCGGCCCACCTCATGGAGCACCACCACCAGCTCCTGCGCGAACTCGCCGTCACCAGCTCCCGCCGCCTGTCCACCCTGCGCACCGGCCAGCCGGTCCTCGTCGCCGGCGTACGCGCCGCCACACAAACGCCCCCGATCGCCAGCGGAAGGCGCGTGATCTTCACGTCCCTCGACGACGGCAGCGGCCTGACCGACATCGCCTTCTTCGACTCCAGCCACGACACCGTCGCAGCCACCGTGTTCCACAGCGCGCTCCTGCTGGTGCGCGGCAAGGTCCAGCGTCGCGGCCAGCGAGCGACCGTGGTCGGGGAACGAGCCTGGGACCTGGAAGACCTGGCCGCCGCCCGCCGCGATCAGGGGCCCGACGCCGTCCAGCAACTCCTCGGCGAGGCAGCGCCGCCTGCCGCCGCCGCGCCGGCTCGAGTCCTTCATCTGCCGAACGGCGCGCAGCTCCAGGCCTGGGCTGATCTGCTGCCCGCCGGCGATCGGACCGCGAACCTCAAGGCCTACACCAGTCCCGGATCGGCCGGCTGA